From a region of the Streptacidiphilus albus JL83 genome:
- a CDS encoding flotillin family protein, whose protein sequence is MSAVSIGIVVLVGVLLLIGIGSMVLFGRLFRKVAQGQALIISKSRHVDVTFTGALVVPVVHRAELMDISVKTIEIARTGREGLICQDNIRADIRITFFVRVNKTAEDVIKVAQAIGTERASHQETMQNLFSAKFAEALKTVGKQLDFVDLYTKREEFRDRIVAVIGTDLNGYHLEDAAIDHLEQTPMTQLDPANILDAQGIRKITELTALEHIQTNDFQRNEEKEITRQNVDAREAVLELERRRAEAEIRQRREVETLRAKEEAETSKVQEEERLKAHSALLRTEELLGVQRENQAREIAVAEKNRERVIAVETERIEKDRLLEVVNREREVELSRAEKEKQVEVERRSVAEVVRERVSVDRTVAEQEEEIKRVRVVQEAERTRQAVVIAAEAEAQELLVKDIKSAEAAEQAAHFRAREQLVLAEARKQSAELDADAAVRLAQGERARAGAAGLAAAEVSERQALADAAGIRARLESEAEGLKLKAQGIEKVGLAEAAVSESKALADAAGVRARLESEAEGLKQKAVGIEKVGLAEAAVNESKALADAAGIRARLESEAEGLKQKAVGIEKVGLAEAAVNESKALADAAGIRARLESEAEGLKLKAQGIEKVGLAEAAVNESKALADAAGIRARLEGEATGLKEKAAAMATLDEASRTHEEFRLRLAAEKEVRLAGLDVQRQVAEAQAAVLAAGLEGADIDIVGGDSVFLERLVGAVSFGKGIDGIVQNSETVQTLGADWLDGRKSFSGDATEVLRSLGAGGPQNIAALLRLLGGGTAGTGTDGTGAANGTPVVNGLAK, encoded by the coding sequence ATGTCTGCAGTCAGCATCGGCATCGTCGTACTCGTCGGCGTCCTCCTGCTCATCGGCATCGGCAGCATGGTGCTGTTCGGCCGACTGTTCCGGAAGGTCGCCCAGGGCCAGGCCCTGATCATCTCCAAGTCCCGGCACGTCGACGTGACCTTCACCGGCGCACTGGTGGTGCCGGTGGTGCACCGGGCCGAGCTGATGGACATCTCCGTGAAGACCATCGAGATCGCCCGCACCGGCCGCGAGGGCCTGATCTGCCAGGACAACATCCGCGCCGACATCCGGATCACCTTCTTCGTCCGGGTCAACAAGACCGCCGAGGACGTCATCAAGGTCGCCCAGGCGATCGGCACCGAGCGGGCCAGCCACCAGGAGACGATGCAGAACCTCTTCAGCGCCAAGTTCGCCGAGGCCCTGAAGACCGTCGGCAAGCAGTTGGACTTCGTCGACCTCTACACCAAGCGCGAGGAGTTCCGGGACCGGATCGTCGCCGTGATCGGCACCGACCTCAACGGCTACCACCTTGAGGACGCGGCGATCGACCACCTCGAACAGACCCCGATGACCCAGCTCGACCCGGCCAACATCCTGGACGCCCAGGGCATCCGCAAGATCACCGAACTCACCGCGCTGGAGCACATCCAGACCAACGACTTCCAGCGCAACGAGGAGAAGGAGATCACCCGGCAGAACGTCGACGCCCGGGAGGCGGTGCTGGAGCTCGAACGCCGCCGCGCCGAGGCCGAGATCCGGCAGCGCCGCGAGGTCGAGACACTGCGTGCCAAGGAGGAGGCGGAGACCTCCAAGGTCCAGGAGGAGGAGCGGCTCAAGGCGCACAGCGCGCTGCTGCGCACCGAGGAACTGCTGGGCGTGCAGCGGGAGAACCAGGCCCGGGAGATCGCCGTCGCCGAGAAGAACCGCGAGCGGGTCATCGCCGTCGAGACCGAGCGGATCGAGAAGGACCGGCTGCTGGAGGTCGTCAACCGGGAGCGCGAGGTCGAACTCTCCCGCGCCGAGAAGGAGAAGCAGGTCGAGGTCGAGCGCCGGTCCGTCGCCGAGGTCGTCCGCGAACGCGTCTCGGTCGACCGGACCGTGGCCGAGCAGGAGGAGGAGATCAAGCGGGTCCGGGTGGTCCAGGAGGCCGAGCGCACCCGCCAGGCCGTGGTCATCGCCGCCGAGGCCGAGGCCCAGGAACTGCTGGTCAAGGACATCAAGTCGGCCGAGGCCGCCGAGCAGGCCGCGCACTTCCGGGCCCGGGAGCAGCTGGTGCTGGCGGAGGCCCGGAAGCAGAGCGCCGAGTTGGACGCCGACGCGGCGGTCCGGCTGGCCCAGGGCGAGCGGGCCCGGGCCGGCGCGGCCGGACTGGCGGCCGCCGAGGTCTCCGAGCGGCAGGCGCTGGCCGACGCGGCCGGCATCCGCGCCCGGTTGGAGAGCGAGGCCGAGGGCCTGAAGCTGAAGGCCCAGGGCATCGAGAAGGTCGGCCTGGCCGAGGCCGCCGTCAGCGAGAGCAAGGCGCTGGCCGACGCCGCCGGGGTCCGCGCCCGACTGGAGAGCGAGGCCGAGGGCCTCAAGCAGAAGGCCGTGGGCATCGAGAAGGTCGGCCTGGCCGAAGCCGCCGTCAACGAGAGCAAGGCACTCGCCGACGCCGCCGGCATCCGCGCCCGACTGGAGAGCGAGGCCGAAGGCCTCAAGCAGAAGGCCGTGGGCATCGAGAAGGTCGGCCTGGCCGAAGCCGCCGTCAACGAGAGCAAGGCACTCGCCGACGCCGCCGGCATCCGCGCCCGACTGGAGAGCGAGGCCGAAGGCCTGAAGCTGAAGGCCCAGGGCATCGAGAAGGTCGGCCTGGCCGAAGCGGCCGTGAACGAGAGCAAGGCACTGGCCGACGCCGCCGGCATCCGCGCCCGGCTGGAGGGCGAGGCGACCGGGCTCAAGGAGAAGGCCGCGGCGATGGCGACGCTGGACGAGGCCAGCCGCACCCACGAGGAGTTCCGGCTCCGGCTCGCCGCCGAGAAGGAGGTCCGGCTCGCCGGACTGGACGTCCAGCGCCAGGTCGCCGAGGCCCAGGCGGCGGTCCTCGCCGCCGGGTTGGAGGGCGCCGACATCGACATCGTCGGCGGCGACAGCGTGTTCCTGGAGCGGCTGGTCGGCGCGGTCTCCTTCGGCAAGGGCATCGACGGCATCGTCCAGAACTCGGAGACGGTGCAGACGCTGGGAGCGGACTGGCTCGACGGCCGGAAGAGCTTCAGCGGCGACGCCACCGAGGTGCTGCGCTCCCTGGGCGCGGGCGGCCCGCAGAACATCGCGGCGCTGCTGCGGCTGCTCGGCGGCGGCACAGCCGGCACCGGCACGGACGGCACCGGCGCGGCCAACGGCACGCCGGTCGTCAACGGCCTGGCGAAGTAG